A stretch of the Verrucomicrobiota bacterium genome encodes the following:
- a CDS encoding AAA family ATPase, whose translation MSSAPLPAAETLQAVRREVARVVVGQEKLVERLLLALLCDGHVLLEGVPGVAKTLTVNSLAKAMHAAFSRIQFTPDLLPGDLTGTLVYDPREHQFTPEKGPIFANLLLADEVNRAPAKVQSALLEAMQEKQVTLGKETFPLPRPFLVLATQNPIEQEGTYQLPEAQVDRFMFKLKVGYPSTDEELEVMRRMARAEPMLEVEPVLTLAALVEMRGALEEVFLDEKVERYILRLVQATRDPEAAGLDWQRYIRFGASPRASIYLSLAARGQAFLEGRDYTTPQDVKEVAHDVLRHRVAISYRAEAEGLDSDVLLERLLKQVPLSAG comes from the coding sequence ATGAGTTCTGCCCCCCTACCCGCCGCCGAGACCTTGCAAGCTGTGCGGCGCGAGGTGGCTCGGGTGGTGGTGGGGCAGGAGAAGCTGGTCGAGCGCTTGCTTTTGGCGCTTTTGTGCGACGGGCATGTCCTGCTGGAGGGGGTGCCCGGGGTGGCCAAGACCCTGACGGTCAATAGCTTGGCCAAGGCCATGCACGCGGCCTTCAGTCGCATCCAATTCACCCCCGATCTGCTCCCGGGCGATTTGACGGGCACGCTGGTCTACGATCCCCGCGAGCACCAGTTCACCCCCGAGAAGGGCCCGATCTTTGCCAATCTTCTGCTGGCGGATGAGGTCAATCGCGCTCCGGCCAAGGTCCAGAGCGCTCTTTTGGAGGCGATGCAGGAGAAGCAGGTGACTTTAGGCAAGGAGACTTTCCCCCTGCCCAGGCCCTTTCTGGTGCTGGCGACGCAGAATCCCATCGAGCAGGAGGGCACCTACCAGCTTCCGGAGGCGCAGGTCGATCGCTTCATGTTCAAGCTGAAGGTGGGCTATCCGTCTACCGATGAGGAGCTGGAGGTGATGCGCCGGATGGCCCGGGCTGAACCGATGCTGGAGGTGGAGCCGGTGCTGACGCTGGCTGCTTTGGTGGAGATGCGGGGGGCTCTCGAGGAGGTCTTTTTGGATGAGAAGGTGGAGCGTTACATTCTCCGCCTGGTCCAGGCCACGCGCGATCCGGAGGCGGCGGGGCTGGATTGGCAGCGCTACATCCGCTTCGGCGCTTCCCCTCGGGCTTCCATTTATCTTTCGTTGGCGGCCAGGGGGCAGGCCTTTCTGGAGGGGCGGGATTACACGACGCCTCAGGATGTGAAGGAGGTGGCGCACGATGTTTTGCGCCATCGGGTGGCCATTTCTTATCGCGCCGAGGCCGAGGGCCTGGATTCAGATGTTTTGCTAGAGCGTTTGCTCAAGCAGGTGCCCCTGTCTGCGGGCTAG
- a CDS encoding DUF58 domain-containing protein, with protein MLDEVESRLRLLEFRCRRPVEHLLAGEYRSVFRGRGVEFEDVRPYQPGDDVRTMDWKVTARTGQPHIKRYIEEREQFVYLLVDLSASMRYDEGGQKRETLVEAATLLTLAAVRNQDRVGLLLFTEQVEEVIPPGKGRRHALRILDALQNFQPEGRGTDLAEALQCFGHLARRPSIAFLLSDFLSEAFLLDLQALALRHDFNAIQIGDRGLPSLASGLLRMEDAESGQQQVVDLTAMAAKSALPEAGLRQELLAVGVDGLRLEVGADCVEALAGFFQARRRRDFDDSGE; from the coding sequence ATGTTGGACGAAGTTGAAAGCCGCTTGCGCCTTTTGGAGTTCCGGTGCCGTCGGCCGGTCGAGCATCTTTTGGCGGGGGAGTATCGCTCCGTTTTTCGCGGTCGCGGGGTGGAGTTCGAGGACGTCCGTCCTTACCAGCCGGGCGATGATGTCCGGACGATGGATTGGAAGGTGACGGCCCGGACTGGCCAGCCCCATATCAAGCGCTACATCGAGGAGCGGGAGCAGTTCGTGTATCTCCTGGTCGATTTGTCCGCCTCCATGCGCTACGATGAGGGTGGGCAAAAGCGCGAGACCTTGGTGGAGGCGGCCACGCTTTTGACGCTGGCGGCGGTTCGCAATCAGGATCGCGTGGGTCTCCTTCTTTTTACGGAGCAGGTGGAGGAGGTGATCCCGCCGGGCAAGGGCCGACGCCATGCGCTCCGCATTCTGGATGCCTTGCAGAATTTCCAACCCGAAGGACGCGGCACCGATCTCGCGGAGGCGCTCCAGTGCTTCGGCCACTTGGCGCGGCGGCCTTCGATTGCTTTCCTCCTGTCGGATTTTTTGAGCGAGGCCTTTCTCCTGGATTTGCAAGCCTTGGCGCTGCGGCATGATTTCAATGCGATCCAGATTGGCGATCGGGGACTGCCTTCCTTGGCCAGCGGCCTGCTCCGCATGGAGGACGCGGAATCGGGCCAGCAGCAAGTGGTGGATCTGACGGCGATGGCGGCCAAGAGCGCGCTGCCCGAGGCGGGCTTGCGACAAGAGCTGCTGGCGGTGGGCGTGGATGGGCTGCGCTTGGAGGTGGGGGCGGATTGTGTGGAGGCGTTGGCGGGATTTTTCCAAGCGCGCCGGCGACGAGATTTCGACGATTCCGGCGAATGA
- a CDS encoding VWA domain-containing protein: MSFGAPWVLLLIPLLWWWARGDGLRSALPVASVQPWSGGRRGRARILWLPPTLRRLAVALVLTALAWPQGDASDQEEVSEGIAIQLLVDVSSSMDMTLEGPEGERLTRMDLAKKMVERFIAGDGGALRGRPHDLIGLITFARYADTRSPLTFGHEALLQIVRGLQIQERPNEDGTAYGDALAIAAARLQNLEELKSAGRGQAAEALSSKIIILLTDGENNSGAHLPTEAAGLAKAWGCRIYVVSLGESIGPEALLEELSPAERVLEHLAQETGGVFRQAHDYASLKSVYGEIDQLERSEISLRSFERVAEWFWLPLLGAVGALVSALFLEATWLRVVP; encoded by the coding sequence ATGAGCTTCGGAGCTCCCTGGGTTTTGCTCCTGATCCCGCTGCTGTGGTGGTGGGCTCGGGGGGATGGCCTCCGCTCGGCCCTTCCGGTGGCCTCGGTCCAGCCCTGGTCTGGGGGGCGGCGGGGGCGGGCGCGGATTCTGTGGCTGCCGCCCACCCTCCGCCGCCTGGCCGTGGCGCTGGTGCTGACGGCGCTGGCTTGGCCGCAGGGCGATGCGAGCGACCAAGAGGAGGTCAGCGAAGGCATCGCCATTCAGCTTTTGGTGGATGTGTCCAGCAGCATGGATATGACGCTGGAGGGGCCCGAGGGGGAGAGGCTGACGCGGATGGATTTGGCTAAGAAGATGGTCGAGCGCTTCATCGCCGGGGATGGCGGGGCGCTAAGGGGTCGCCCGCACGATCTCATCGGCCTGATCACCTTTGCCCGCTATGCCGATACGCGCTCTCCTCTGACTTTCGGGCATGAGGCGCTTTTGCAAATTGTCCGGGGCTTGCAGATCCAGGAGCGACCCAATGAGGATGGGACGGCCTACGGCGATGCGCTGGCCATCGCGGCGGCCCGGCTGCAAAATTTGGAAGAACTCAAGAGCGCGGGGCGCGGTCAGGCGGCCGAGGCGCTTTCCAGCAAGATCATCATTCTGCTGACCGATGGGGAGAACAATTCCGGGGCGCATCTGCCGACGGAGGCGGCCGGGTTGGCCAAGGCTTGGGGCTGTCGGATCTACGTGGTGAGTCTGGGGGAGTCGATCGGTCCGGAGGCCCTTTTGGAGGAGCTTTCCCCGGCGGAGCGCGTGCTGGAACATTTGGCCCAAGAGACGGGCGGGGTCTTCCGGCAGGCCCACGATTACGCTTCTCTGAAATCGGTTTATGGCGAGATCGATCAGCTGGAGCGCTCGGAGATTTCGCTCCGCAGCTTCGAGCGGGTGGCGGAGTGGTTTTGGCTGCCGCTCTTGGGAGCGGTCGGGGCCTTGGTGAGCGCCTTGTTTTTAGAAGCCACTTGGCTACGGGTGGTGCCATGA